Proteins encoded in a region of the Bacteroidota bacterium genome:
- the ybeY gene encoding rRNA maturation RNase YbeY: MKQKRIIKAWMESIVQSESFHVKQINLIFCDDLFLLNINKQYLSHDYYTDIITFDLADSELNIVESEIYISVDSVLENSNNLKLSFSEELYRVIAHGILHLVGYNDKKKTERERMREKESQYIAKLLLFHVKQSYNIKRGV, translated from the coding sequence GTGAAACAAAAAAGAATCATTAAAGCTTGGATGGAGTCAATTGTTCAGTCTGAATCGTTTCACGTGAAACAAATTAATTTGATTTTTTGTGATGACTTGTTTTTGCTAAATATAAATAAGCAATATTTGTCGCATGATTATTATACAGATATTATAACCTTTGATCTTGCCGATTCGGAATTGAATATAGTTGAGTCTGAAATATATATTAGTGTAGATAGCGTATTAGAAAACAGCAATAATCTAAAATTAAGTTTTTCTGAGGAGCTTTATAGGGTAATCGCCCACGGAATACTGCACCTCGTCGGTTACAACGATAAAAAAAAGACAGAAAGAGAAAGGATGAGGGAAAAGGAATCGCAATACATAGCTAAACTTTTATTGTTTCACGTGAAACAGAGTTATAATATAAAACGAGGTGTTTAA
- a CDS encoding insulinase family protein — translation MNQSKTFDFRQASPAINLVDTLPVPNHKKLVLDNGVTLHLLPELNTIGFRIDLYFAAGIKHNLQPTTSNAAFNLMTEGTFGKSSEQIHESLDFYGSFLEKDIAYNYSKLTVFGTEPNFKDIFILIIDIISNASFENKEIDLYINRQKQRLLVDLQKNGTICKRAFAKAFWGTQHPLGNISETTDYDALKQSDLNAFFETLIKSGLQQIVLSGCCSNIIIDTIKELNIYTSTKATTHTDLLSDYIPQKGLIFIQKDESIQAAIHMGTKLINRKHPDFVCMQVVSTLLGGYFGSRLMKNIREEKGYTYGIGCSLQNIADFGVFSIHTEVLNDKWNDTLACIDYEINKLKTEPVTEEELRTVKNYMCGNLARLFDGSFAQADRLQMLLNEKLDWEYYTTYLNAIKNTSIQTVQLLANKYLNKEDFTTIVVGSK, via the coding sequence ATGAACCAAAGTAAAACTTTTGATTTTAGACAAGCCTCTCCTGCTATTAACTTGGTGGATACACTCCCTGTGCCCAATCATAAAAAGTTGGTTTTGGATAATGGCGTAACATTGCATTTATTGCCTGAGCTTAACACCATCGGGTTTCGGATAGATTTATATTTTGCAGCAGGTATTAAGCACAATTTGCAGCCCACAACATCTAACGCTGCATTCAATTTAATGACAGAGGGAACATTTGGTAAGTCCTCGGAACAGATTCATGAAAGCCTTGACTTTTACGGCTCCTTTCTCGAGAAAGATATTGCCTATAATTATTCAAAGCTCACTGTTTTCGGTACTGAGCCGAATTTTAAAGACATCTTTATTCTCATAATAGATATTATAAGCAATGCGTCTTTTGAAAACAAGGAAATAGACTTATATATAAATCGCCAAAAACAACGGCTTCTTGTTGATTTGCAAAAAAACGGAACTATTTGCAAACGAGCATTTGCTAAAGCTTTTTGGGGTACACAACACCCCTTGGGCAACATTTCAGAAACCACAGACTATGATGCATTAAAACAATCTGATCTAAATGCTTTTTTTGAAACATTAATCAAATCCGGTTTGCAACAAATCGTACTTTCAGGATGCTGTAGCAACATAATAATTGACACTATTAAAGAATTAAACATTTATACTAGCACAAAAGCAACTACCCACACAGATTTATTGTCTGACTATATACCCCAAAAAGGATTGATCTTTATTCAAAAGGACGAATCTATTCAAGCAGCCATTCACATGGGAACAAAACTAATTAATCGCAAGCACCCAGATTTCGTATGTATGCAGGTGGTAAGTACGCTGCTTGGTGGTTACTTTGGTTCTAGGTTGATGAAAAACATACGCGAAGAAAAAGGTTATACTTATGGGATTGGTTGTAGCTTGCAAAACATTGCGGATTTTGGTGTGTTCTCCATACACACAGAGGTGCTGAATGATAAATGGAACGATACCCTTGCTTGCATCGATTACGAAATTAACAAATTAAAAACAGAGCCTGTAACGGAGGAAGAGCTTCGCACGGTGAAAAACTATATGTGTGGTAATTTGGCCCGACTTTTTGATGGTTCTTTTGCCCAAGCAGACAGACTACAAATGCTTTTAAATGAGAAACTAGATTGGGAATATTATACAACTTATTTAAATGCGATAAAAAATACTTCTATTCAAACGGTTCAACTTTTGGCTAATAAATATTTAAACAAAGAAGACTTCACCACTATTGTAGTTGGGAGTAAATAA
- a CDS encoding pitrilysin family protein: MIKYEKYQLKNGLTVIHHYDANTPMVVVNVLYKVGAKNENPAKTGFAHLFEHLMFGGSINVPNFDTPLQLAGGDNNAFTNNDITNYYETLPAANIETALWVESDRMLQLDFSEQSLEVQRKVVCEEFKQRYLNQPYGDVWLKLRPLAYKTHPYQWATIGKELSHIENASLKDVKEFFYKHYGPDNAILSIAGNISFDETVRLAEKWFGGIENRNITKTNMPIEPLQNEERFETVKADVPQKAIYKAYHMCDRLHVDFHATDFMSDILSGGKSGRLLNKLVKEQKLFSDINAYISGDIDAGLFVVEGRLNDNITFEQAEEGISIELIKLQQETVTDTELQKVKNKAESIFVFGQLNLMNKAMNLAFAENIGHIDWVNTELDLYNNVQKEHIQKVAKQVLVPTNCSTLYYEPK; encoded by the coding sequence TTGATTAAATACGAAAAATACCAGCTTAAAAACGGTCTAACCGTTATTCACCACTACGATGCAAACACCCCGATGGTGGTGGTAAATGTATTATATAAAGTGGGGGCAAAGAACGAGAACCCCGCTAAGACAGGCTTTGCTCACTTGTTCGAGCACTTAATGTTTGGTGGCAGTATTAATGTGCCTAACTTCGATACCCCTTTGCAACTTGCAGGTGGAGACAACAATGCTTTTACCAATAACGATATCACAAACTATTACGAAACACTGCCCGCAGCAAATATTGAAACAGCACTGTGGGTAGAAAGTGATCGTATGTTACAGTTAGACTTCAGCGAACAAAGCCTCGAGGTGCAACGCAAAGTAGTGTGCGAAGAGTTCAAACAACGCTACCTAAACCAACCTTATGGCGATGTGTGGTTAAAGCTAAGACCTCTGGCATACAAAACCCACCCATACCAGTGGGCTACTATTGGTAAAGAACTATCGCATATTGAAAACGCTTCTCTAAAAGATGTGAAAGAATTCTTCTACAAACATTATGGGCCTGACAATGCAATACTGTCTATAGCGGGCAACATATCTTTTGATGAAACGGTAAGGCTCGCCGAAAAGTGGTTTGGTGGAATTGAAAACCGCAATATTACAAAAACAAATATGCCCATAGAGCCGCTGCAAAATGAGGAAAGATTCGAAACCGTAAAAGCTGATGTTCCCCAAAAAGCAATATATAAGGCCTATCACATGTGCGATCGCCTCCACGTCGATTTCCATGCCACCGATTTTATGTCCGATATACTTTCTGGGGGGAAATCAGGACGTTTGTTAAACAAACTTGTTAAGGAACAAAAATTGTTTAGCGACATCAACGCATACATAAGTGGCGATATTGATGCTGGATTGTTTGTTGTGGAAGGACGCTTGAATGATAATATTACTTTTGAACAAGCGGAGGAAGGTATAAGTATTGAACTCATCAAGCTGCAGCAAGAAACTGTAACTGATACCGAATTACAAAAGGTGAAAAACAAAGCAGAAAGCATATTTGTTTTTGGCCAACTAAACCTTATGAATAAGGCCATGAATCTTGCATTTGCCGAAAACATTGGCCACATTGATTGGGTAAATACTGAACTAGATTTATATAATAACGTACAAAAAGAACATATACAAAAAGTGGCAAAGCAAGTTTTAGTTCCAACCAATTGCTCTACCCTATATTATGAACCAAAGTAA
- the mnmG gene encoding tRNA uridine-5-carboxymethylaminomethyl(34) synthesis enzyme MnmG, with product MFKEYDLIVVGAGHAGCEAANAAAKMGSSVLLITMDMAKIAQMSCNPAMGGVAKGQIVREIDALGGLSGIVSDLSTIQFRMLNRSKGPAMWSPRTQNDRALFALEWRNQLEQNLGVDFWQDSVRELLIRDKAVVGVKTSAGRSIYSKSVILTNGTFLNGIIHIGETQMSGGRMGEKSSSGITEQLKEIGFESGRMKTGTPPRVDGRTLDYSKMETQLGDENPGKFSYTNTPKPKEQRCCWITYTNETVHSYLKEGFDKSPMYSGRIKGLGPRYCPSIEDKINRFSERERHQIFVEPEGWNTVEIYVNGFSTSLPDHIQIKALRAIAGFEKVKMFRPGYAIEYDYFPPTQLKPTLETHNITNLYFAGQINGTTGYEEAACQGLMAGINAHLKNTEKEPLILNRSEAYIGVLIDDLVNKGTDEPYRMFTSRAEFRILLRQDNADLRLTNIGHKIGLASDTRLLRKQEKESNIFKIIDFVKKTSVAADSVNDYLNSVGSSNISQQVKLISIITRPQVSLLGLEMNNSEIAKFLSLFDEETKIEAEILIKYESYILKEKELALKLLKFDDLVIFDGFDYSIVHNLSSEAREKLIKQKPRTLGQASRISGVNPSDVSLLLVHLGK from the coding sequence GTGTTTAAAGAATATGATTTAATAGTGGTTGGTGCTGGTCATGCTGGTTGTGAAGCAGCTAATGCTGCTGCAAAAATGGGTTCCTCTGTGCTGCTCATAACTATGGACATGGCCAAAATTGCACAGATGAGTTGCAACCCCGCCATGGGTGGAGTAGCAAAAGGACAAATTGTAAGAGAAATTGATGCTCTCGGCGGCCTATCAGGTATTGTATCAGACCTTTCCACTATACAGTTCAGAATGTTAAACAGGTCTAAGGGACCAGCAATGTGGAGCCCGAGGACTCAAAACGACAGGGCTTTGTTTGCATTAGAATGGAGAAATCAATTGGAACAAAATCTTGGAGTTGATTTTTGGCAAGACTCAGTACGAGAGCTTTTGATAAGAGACAAGGCTGTTGTAGGAGTTAAGACCTCTGCAGGACGAAGCATCTATTCTAAATCTGTTATATTAACAAACGGTACGTTTTTGAATGGTATAATCCATATTGGAGAAACCCAAATGAGCGGCGGCAGGATGGGCGAAAAGTCTTCTTCGGGTATAACAGAACAGCTTAAGGAAATCGGGTTCGAGTCGGGTCGAATGAAAACAGGAACACCCCCAAGGGTTGATGGTAGAACACTTGATTATTCAAAAATGGAAACTCAATTGGGAGACGAAAACCCTGGAAAATTTTCCTACACCAACACACCAAAACCTAAAGAACAAAGGTGTTGTTGGATTACTTATACTAACGAAACGGTACATAGCTATTTAAAAGAGGGTTTTGATAAATCTCCCATGTATTCTGGAAGAATAAAAGGCCTTGGTCCAAGGTACTGCCCCTCAATAGAAGATAAAATAAACAGGTTTTCGGAAAGGGAAAGACACCAGATTTTTGTAGAGCCTGAAGGCTGGAACACTGTCGAAATCTATGTTAATGGGTTTTCTACTTCCTTGCCCGACCATATTCAGATAAAAGCATTAAGGGCAATTGCAGGCTTTGAAAAGGTGAAAATGTTTAGACCAGGTTACGCAATTGAATATGATTACTTCCCTCCTACCCAACTAAAGCCAACATTAGAAACACATAATATAACAAACCTTTATTTTGCAGGACAAATAAATGGCACTACGGGATATGAAGAAGCGGCCTGTCAAGGTTTAATGGCTGGAATAAATGCCCATTTAAAAAACACAGAAAAAGAGCCTTTGATTCTAAATAGATCGGAAGCATATATCGGTGTTCTAATAGACGACCTCGTAAACAAGGGCACAGATGAGCCTTATAGGATGTTTACCTCAAGAGCTGAGTTTAGAATTCTATTAAGACAGGATAACGCCGACTTGAGACTAACAAATATTGGGCATAAAATTGGTCTGGCTTCAGATACTCGATTATTAAGAAAACAAGAAAAGGAGTCCAATATTTTCAAAATAATTGACTTTGTTAAAAAAACCAGCGTTGCTGCTGATTCGGTAAATGACTATTTGAACTCTGTGGGTTCCTCAAACATTAGCCAACAGGTTAAACTAATTTCTATTATAACAAGGCCACAAGTTTCCCTTTTGGGATTAGAAATGAATAACTCCGAAATTGCTAAATTTTTGTCTCTGTTTGATGAAGAAACAAAAATTGAAGCTGAAATTTTGATAAAGTATGAAAGCTATATCCTAAAGGAAAAAGAGCTTGCATTAAAGCTACTAAAATTTGATGATTTGGTCATTTTTGATGGTTTTGATTATTCTATTGTCCACAACCTTTCAAGCGAAGCAAGAGAAAAACTAATTAAACAAAAACCAAGAACACTCGGACAGGCTAGCAGAATTAGTGGTGTAAACCCTTCGGATGTGTCCTTGCTACTGGTTCATTTGGGAAAATAA